The following proteins are co-located in the Bordetella bronchialis genome:
- the pgsA gene encoding CDP-diacylglycerol--glycerol-3-phosphate 3-phosphatidyltransferase has translation MPINVPIILTWLRIAMIPLVVGLFYLPASWLAEPNRDMLAAAAFVIAALTDWFDGWLARKWNQTSAFGAFLDPVADKLMVSAALLVLLDLGRVDAFISLVIIGREITISALREWMAKIGASASVAVHRLGKFKTAAQMVAIPCLLYWQPIHGVSTRVLGSILILVAAVLTVWSMLYYLQRAWPAIREKSL, from the coding sequence ATGCCTATCAACGTTCCCATCATTCTGACGTGGCTGCGCATCGCCATGATCCCGCTGGTCGTCGGGCTTTTCTACCTGCCTGCCAGCTGGCTGGCCGAGCCCAACCGCGACATGCTGGCGGCCGCGGCCTTCGTCATCGCGGCGCTGACCGACTGGTTCGACGGCTGGCTGGCCCGCAAGTGGAACCAGACTTCGGCCTTCGGCGCCTTCCTGGATCCGGTGGCGGACAAACTGATGGTCAGCGCTGCGCTGCTGGTCCTGCTGGACCTGGGGCGGGTCGACGCCTTTATCTCGCTGGTCATCATCGGCCGCGAGATCACGATTTCGGCGTTGCGGGAATGGATGGCCAAGATAGGCGCCAGCGCCAGCGTGGCGGTGCACCGCCTGGGCAAGTTCAAGACCGCTGCCCAGATGGTGGCCATTCCCTGCCTGCTGTACTGGCAGCCCATCCACGGCGTCAGCACCCGTGTGCTGGGCAGCATCCTGATCCTGGTGGCGGCCGTGCTGACGGTATGGTCCATGCTGTACTACCTGCAGCGCGCCTGGCCCGCCATCCGCGAAAAAAGCCTATGA
- a CDS encoding Bug family tripartite tricarboxylate transporter substrate binding protein, whose translation MALMAWARRCAPAVLCTLAMAAAPAGNALAQGSYVRLVVAFPPGGPSDLMARVISEQLGKELKQNVVVENRPGGNGAVAAQYVLHEPADGKTLWITTAGAITINPSLYPKLAYKVQDFAPVSLVVNTPEMLVVNPKNPAKDAKEFIANARKGGQVNFASSGIGSMPHMAIALLTEKTKVSFLHVPEKGAAPAISDLMGGHVDAFVGDVPGIQALVKSGGLKGLAIAAPKRSPLFPDIPTFEEEGIPGMELLNNWSGIYVSSKTPAATVEQINQAIRRTLADPTVAGKLRDLGVEPQASSPAELQALADRDSGQWARIIKVNNIQPE comes from the coding sequence ATGGCATTGATGGCATGGGCCCGGCGTTGCGCGCCGGCCGTTCTGTGTACCCTGGCAATGGCCGCCGCGCCGGCCGGCAACGCGCTGGCGCAGGGCAGCTATGTCCGCCTGGTCGTGGCGTTCCCGCCGGGGGGACCCTCGGACCTGATGGCGCGCGTGATCAGCGAGCAGCTCGGCAAGGAACTGAAGCAGAACGTGGTGGTCGAGAACCGTCCCGGCGGCAACGGCGCCGTGGCGGCGCAGTACGTGCTGCATGAGCCGGCCGATGGCAAGACCCTGTGGATTACCACCGCCGGCGCGATCACCATCAATCCGTCGCTGTATCCCAAGCTCGCCTACAAGGTGCAGGATTTCGCGCCGGTCTCGCTGGTGGTCAATACGCCGGAAATGCTGGTGGTCAATCCCAAGAATCCCGCCAAGGACGCCAAGGAATTCATCGCCAACGCGCGCAAGGGGGGCCAGGTCAATTTTGCCTCGTCGGGCATCGGCAGCATGCCGCACATGGCCATCGCGCTGTTGACGGAAAAGACCAAGGTATCGTTCCTGCACGTGCCTGAAAAAGGCGCGGCGCCGGCGATCTCGGACCTGATGGGCGGACACGTGGATGCCTTCGTGGGCGATGTCCCGGGCATCCAGGCGCTGGTGAAGTCGGGCGGGCTGAAGGGCCTGGCCATCGCCGCGCCCAAGCGAAGCCCGCTGTTTCCCGACATTCCCACCTTCGAGGAAGAGGGGATTCCCGGCATGGAGCTGCTGAACAACTGGAGCGGCATCTACGTGTCCAGCAAGACGCCGGCGGCGACCGTCGAGCAGATCAACCAGGCCATCCGCCGCACGCTGGCCGACCCGACCGTGGCCGGCAAGCTGCGCGACCTGGGCGTGGAGCCGCAGGCCAGCAGCCCGGCCGAACTGCAAGCCCTGGCGGACCGCGACAGCGGCCAGTGGGCGCGGATCATCAAGGTCAACAATATCCAGCCGGAGTAA
- the uvrC gene encoding excinuclease ABC subunit UvrC, with protein MPEGFNLKSFLADLPHLPGVYRHIDANGEVMYVGKARDLKKRVSSYFQKTLTSPRIAQMVAKVALVEVTVTRSEAEALILENNLIKSLRPRYNILFRDDKSYPYLLITAHEWPRIAYYRGSTNKPGQFFGPFPNAWAVRETIQILQKVFRLRTCEDTVFANRSRPCLLHQIGRCSAPCVGAVPAQEYANDVARAGRFLNGQAKEVMQDIEARMLRASEALEFEAAAVLRDQMGSLARVLHQQTMEDMGGEDCDIIAVAIAGGRVCVNLAMVRGGRHLGDKPFFPTHAEGESAPDVLEAFVGQHYTDNPLPPILVCSHAPPDDDLIVLLSEQAGTRSRVLTRPQGVRRSWLEQATRNAEMALARALTESGARAARTLALAETLDMETDEAALDGLRIECFDISHTAGEATQASCVVFEHHEMQPSLYRRYNIAGITPGDDYAAMRQVLTRRFAKVADGEAPLPGLVLIDGGKGQVEIARQVFAELGLDVHVLVGVAKGEGRKVGLETLVFADERPPVALGPESAALMLIAQIRDEAHRFAITGMRARRAKARNVSRLEEIEGVGARRRQRLLARFGGFSGVSRASIEDLASVDGISQELAERIYDALH; from the coding sequence ATGCCCGAAGGCTTCAATCTCAAATCGTTTCTGGCTGACCTGCCGCATCTGCCGGGGGTCTACCGGCATATCGACGCCAACGGCGAGGTCATGTACGTCGGCAAGGCGCGCGACCTGAAAAAGCGCGTGTCTTCGTATTTCCAGAAAACGCTGACCAGCCCCCGCATCGCCCAGATGGTGGCCAAGGTCGCGCTGGTGGAGGTCACCGTCACGCGGTCCGAGGCCGAGGCCCTGATCCTGGAAAACAACCTGATCAAGAGCCTGCGGCCGCGCTACAACATCCTGTTCCGCGACGACAAGTCCTACCCGTACCTGCTGATCACGGCGCACGAATGGCCGCGCATCGCCTACTACCGGGGTTCCACCAACAAGCCGGGGCAGTTCTTCGGGCCTTTTCCCAACGCCTGGGCGGTGCGTGAAACCATACAGATCCTGCAAAAGGTCTTTCGCCTGCGCACTTGCGAAGACACCGTCTTCGCCAACCGCTCGCGGCCCTGCCTGCTGCACCAGATCGGCCGCTGTTCCGCCCCCTGCGTGGGCGCGGTGCCGGCGCAGGAATACGCCAATGACGTGGCGCGCGCCGGCCGCTTCCTGAACGGGCAGGCCAAGGAGGTCATGCAGGATATCGAGGCCCGCATGCTGCGGGCATCCGAAGCCCTGGAGTTCGAGGCCGCCGCGGTGCTGCGCGACCAGATGGGTTCGCTGGCGCGCGTGCTGCACCAGCAGACCATGGAAGACATGGGCGGCGAGGACTGCGACATCATCGCCGTCGCCATCGCCGGTGGCCGCGTCTGCGTGAACCTGGCGATGGTGCGCGGCGGGCGCCACCTGGGCGACAAGCCGTTCTTTCCCACCCACGCGGAAGGCGAGTCCGCCCCGGATGTCCTGGAGGCCTTCGTCGGCCAGCACTACACCGACAATCCGCTGCCGCCCATCCTGGTCTGCTCCCATGCCCCGCCGGATGACGATCTGATCGTCCTGCTGTCGGAACAGGCCGGAACGCGCAGCCGTGTGCTGACCCGCCCGCAAGGCGTGCGCCGCTCCTGGCTGGAACAGGCCACCCGCAATGCCGAGATGGCCCTGGCGCGTGCCTTGACCGAGTCCGGCGCACGCGCCGCCCGCACTCTGGCATTGGCCGAAACGCTGGACATGGAAACCGACGAGGCGGCGCTGGACGGCCTGCGCATCGAGTGTTTCGACATCAGCCATACGGCCGGTGAGGCCACCCAGGCGTCCTGCGTGGTGTTCGAGCATCACGAGATGCAGCCTTCGCTGTACCGGCGCTACAACATCGCCGGCATCACGCCGGGGGACGACTATGCGGCCATGCGCCAGGTGCTGACCCGCCGCTTCGCCAAGGTCGCCGATGGCGAGGCCCCGCTGCCCGGCCTGGTGCTCATCGACGGCGGCAAGGGGCAGGTGGAGATCGCCCGCCAGGTATTCGCCGAGCTCGGATTGGACGTGCACGTGCTGGTGGGCGTGGCCAAGGGGGAGGGCCGCAAGGTCGGCCTGGAGACCCTGGTTTTCGCCGACGAACGGCCACCGGTCGCCCTGGGGCCCGAGTCGGCCGCGCTGATGCTGATCGCCCAGATCCGCGACGAGGCCCACCGTTTCGCCATCACGGGGATGCGGGCCCGGCGCGCCAAGGCCCGTAACGTGTCAAGGCTGGAGGAAATCGAAGGCGTGGGCGCGCGCCGCCGCCAGCGCCTGCTGGCGCGCTTCGGCGGGTTTTCCGGGGTGTCGCGCGCCAGTATCGAGGACCTGGCCTCGGTGGATGGAATTTCGCAGGAATTGGCCGAACGGATCTACGACGCCTTGCATTGA
- a CDS encoding mandelate racemase/muconate lactonizing enzyme family protein, with product MSIRSVSAIPLSMPFEIGGPKPLLAGKPREMEMLLIRVETDQGLVGWGEAFGFAVWPATKAAIEALVAPMAVGRDEADIAGIMNDLSRKFHLLGRSGPVMYALSGLDIALWDLAGKAAGKPVAELLGGRRRDSVPAYASLMRYTDPDIVARNAARAVGEGYTTIKLHETGVEQVRRAREAIGSGIRLTVDTNCPWTADEAISMARQMRGLDLLWLEEPVFPPEDHASLARVRREAPVPTAAGENAAGYLEFQAMFQAGAVDYAQPSATKVGGISELLRIAGLARQYGVKLAPHSPYVGPGLLATVHVLAALEEDIELEYCYCTIDVNPLGDAVLAAGGRVAVPRGPGLGRDPDMALVEKCAVR from the coding sequence ATGAGCATCCGTTCCGTTTCCGCCATCCCGCTGTCCATGCCCTTCGAGATCGGCGGGCCCAAGCCCCTGCTGGCGGGCAAGCCGCGCGAAATGGAGATGCTGCTTATCCGGGTGGAAACGGACCAGGGACTGGTCGGCTGGGGCGAGGCCTTCGGCTTCGCCGTATGGCCCGCCACCAAGGCCGCCATCGAGGCCCTGGTGGCGCCCATGGCGGTCGGCCGCGACGAAGCCGACATCGCCGGCATCATGAACGACCTGTCGCGGAAATTCCACCTGTTGGGGCGCTCCGGCCCCGTCATGTATGCGCTGTCGGGGCTCGATATCGCGCTGTGGGACCTGGCCGGCAAGGCCGCCGGCAAGCCGGTGGCCGAACTGCTGGGCGGCCGCCGCCGCGACAGCGTGCCGGCCTACGCGAGCCTGATGCGTTACACCGATCCGGACATCGTGGCGCGCAATGCGGCGCGCGCGGTGGGCGAGGGCTACACCACCATCAAGCTGCACGAAACCGGCGTGGAGCAGGTCCGCCGCGCGCGCGAGGCCATCGGCTCCGGCATCCGGCTGACCGTCGATACCAATTGCCCCTGGACGGCGGACGAGGCCATCTCCATGGCCCGCCAGATGCGCGGCCTGGACCTGCTCTGGCTGGAAGAACCGGTCTTCCCGCCCGAGGACCATGCCAGCCTGGCGCGGGTACGCCGCGAGGCCCCGGTGCCGACCGCCGCCGGAGAGAACGCCGCGGGCTACCTGGAGTTCCAGGCCATGTTCCAGGCGGGCGCCGTGGATTACGCACAGCCCAGCGCCACCAAGGTGGGTGGAATCAGCGAGCTGCTGCGCATCGCCGGCCTGGCGCGGCAATATGGCGTGAAGCTCGCGCCGCATTCCCCTTATGTCGGCCCGGGCCTGCTTGCCACCGTTCATGTGCTGGCCGCCCTGGAAGAAGACATCGAGCTCGAATACTGCTACTGCACCATAGACGTCAACCCGCTGGGCGATGCCGTGCTGGCCGCCGGCGGGCGGGTCGCGGTGCCGCGCGGTCCCGGCCTGGGCCGCGATCCCGATATGGCCCTGGTGGAGAAGTGCGCCGTCCGGTGA
- the acpS gene encoding holo-ACP synthase: MAAVQPGADGMPSAIAGIGLDLIRIDRIEKALQRHGDRFARKILGEQELAKFHARRARDPRRGIRFLATRFAVKEAFSKAVGLGMRMPMTWRRVQTLNAPGGRPVLVLSPELLAWYAPRYGAAHVSLTDETDMAAAYVIVERKAA, translated from the coding sequence ATGGCCGCCGTCCAGCCGGGCGCTGACGGCATGCCATCCGCCATCGCCGGTATCGGCCTGGACCTGATCCGCATCGACCGGATAGAAAAGGCCCTGCAACGCCATGGCGACCGTTTCGCCCGGAAAATCCTGGGCGAACAGGAGCTGGCCAAGTTCCACGCGCGGCGGGCACGGGACCCGCGCCGCGGCATCCGTTTCCTGGCCACGCGTTTCGCCGTGAAGGAAGCCTTTTCCAAGGCCGTCGGCCTGGGCATGCGCATGCCCATGACGTGGCGGCGGGTGCAGACCCTGAACGCGCCGGGCGGACGGCCCGTCCTGGTCCTGTCGCCGGAACTGCTGGCCTGGTATGCGCCACGCTATGGCGCCGCCCACGTCTCCCTGACCGACGAAACCGACATGGCCGCCGCCTATGTGATCGTCGAACGCAAGGCAGCCTGA
- the nagZ gene encoding beta-N-acetylhexosaminidase: protein MPRKKNKSQLPGPVMVDVAGPELSKEEKKRLRHPLVGGVILFARNFQDRQTLCELTARIHKVRDEPLLIAVDHEGGRVQRFRTDGFTPLPPMRGLGRVWDRDPLHAMRLATETGYVLAAELRACGVDMSFTPVLDLDYGVSKVIGDRAFHRDPRVVAMLSRALIQGLALAGMASCGKHFPGHGFVSADSHHEIPVDPRSLERILREDSAPYGWLGDLVLPSVMPAHVIYPKVDDKPAGFSRRWIQDILRGRMGYDGVVFSDDLTMEGASVAGDILARAQAALGAGCDMVLVCNRPDLADELLARLEHESQPESVERIRRLMPRHPAVDWNDLQADRRYQHARRLQSQIVSG, encoded by the coding sequence ATGCCCCGCAAAAAGAACAAATCGCAGCTGCCCGGTCCCGTCATGGTCGACGTGGCCGGCCCGGAGCTGAGCAAGGAAGAAAAAAAGCGGCTGCGCCATCCCCTGGTGGGAGGCGTCATCCTGTTTGCCCGCAACTTCCAGGACAGGCAGACCCTGTGCGAGCTGACCGCGCGCATCCACAAGGTGCGCGACGAGCCCCTGCTGATCGCCGTGGACCATGAAGGCGGCCGGGTCCAGCGCTTTCGCACCGATGGCTTCACGCCCCTGCCGCCCATGCGCGGCCTGGGCAGGGTCTGGGATCGCGATCCGCTGCACGCGATGCGATTGGCCACGGAAACCGGCTACGTACTGGCGGCCGAACTGCGGGCCTGTGGCGTGGACATGAGCTTCACGCCGGTGCTGGACCTGGATTACGGCGTCAGCAAGGTTATCGGCGACCGCGCCTTCCATCGCGATCCGCGCGTCGTGGCCATGCTGTCGCGGGCCCTCATACAGGGGCTGGCGCTGGCGGGCATGGCCTCCTGCGGCAAGCATTTTCCCGGACACGGTTTCGTCAGCGCCGATTCGCACCACGAAATCCCGGTGGATCCGCGCAGCCTGGAACGCATCCTGCGCGAGGACTCCGCCCCCTACGGCTGGCTGGGCGACCTGGTCCTGCCGTCGGTCATGCCCGCCCATGTCATCTATCCCAAGGTGGACGACAAGCCGGCCGGCTTCTCGCGCCGCTGGATCCAGGATATCCTTCGCGGCCGCATGGGCTACGATGGCGTGGTGTTCTCCGATGACCTCACCATGGAAGGCGCCTCGGTGGCCGGCGACATCCTGGCGCGCGCCCAGGCCGCCCTGGGCGCCGGCTGCGACATGGTGCTCGTATGCAACCGTCCGGACCTGGCCGATGAGCTGCTCGCGCGCCTGGAACACGAATCGCAGCCCGAATCCGTCGAACGTATCCGCCGCCTGATGCCGCGCCATCCGGCCGTGGACTGGAATGATCTGCAGGCCGACCGCCGTTACCAGCATGCCCGAAGGCTTCAATCTCAAATCGTTTCTGGCTGA
- the queF gene encoding NADPH-dependent 7-cyano-7-deazaguanine reductase QueF (Catalyzes the NADPH-dependent reduction of 7-cyano-7-deazaguanine (preQ0) to 7-aminomethyl-7-deazaguanine (preQ1) in queuosine biosynthesis) — MNLDQAPLGHDIAYPGQYDPGLLFPVPRADNRAAIGIGASLPFQGCDIWNAYELSWLNPRGKPQVAIGRFIVPADTPCIVESKSFKLYLNSLNQTRLPDAAAYIERVERDLGAVAGGPVRLQLIPPDAFNRERIANLAGTTLDDLDIETDAYTPAPQLLRCEPGARVVEESLTSDLLKSNCPVTGQPDWGSVQIGYRGPKLDRAALLAYIVSFREHAEFHEHCVERIFTDVMAACRPQALSVYARYTRRGGLDINPWRATPGWPAPPMDLRTARQ, encoded by the coding sequence ATGAATCTCGACCAGGCCCCGCTGGGCCACGACATCGCCTATCCCGGCCAATACGATCCCGGGCTGCTCTTTCCGGTGCCGCGCGCCGACAATCGCGCGGCCATCGGCATCGGCGCGTCCCTGCCCTTCCAGGGCTGCGATATATGGAATGCCTATGAACTGTCGTGGCTGAACCCGCGCGGCAAGCCCCAGGTGGCGATCGGACGCTTCATCGTGCCGGCCGATACGCCGTGCATCGTCGAATCCAAGTCCTTCAAGCTATACCTGAACTCGCTGAACCAGACGCGGCTGCCCGATGCGGCGGCCTATATCGAGCGGGTCGAACGCGATCTGGGCGCCGTAGCCGGCGGGCCGGTGCGCTTGCAGCTGATACCGCCCGACGCTTTCAACCGGGAGCGCATCGCGAACCTGGCCGGCACGACGCTGGACGACCTGGACATCGAGACCGATGCCTATACGCCCGCGCCGCAGCTGCTGCGCTGCGAACCGGGCGCGCGGGTCGTGGAGGAATCGCTGACTTCCGACCTGCTGAAATCCAACTGTCCCGTCACGGGCCAACCGGATTGGGGCAGCGTGCAGATAGGCTATCGCGGCCCCAAGCTGGACCGTGCCGCGCTGCTGGCCTACATCGTTTCGTTTCGCGAGCATGCGGAATTCCACGAGCATTGCGTGGAGCGCATCTTTACCGACGTGATGGCGGCCTGCCGCCCGCAGGCATTGTCGGTCTATGCACGCTATACCCGCCGAGGCGGGCTGGACATCAATCCCTGGCGCGCCACCCCAGGCTGGCCTGCCCCGCCCATGGATCTGCGTACCGCCAGGCAGTAG